In a single window of the Ramlibacter agri genome:
- a CDS encoding FAD-dependent monooxygenase: protein MPATQTLPARVPVLIAGGGPVGLTLAALLARHGVASLVAEADAGYCTGSRAICISRRSQEILAWAGAGEALARKALPWTGGRSFHRDAEVLQFQMPSEPAQRFAPMVNIQQFYVEQYVHEALQRAPELAQVAWSARVAAVQPSDEGVRVEVEQGGSTHVVQADWLLACDGGRSTVREQLGLQFEGTQYEGRYVIVDIVQKTRRPVERLAWFDPPSNPGSTILMHRQPDDVWRIDYQLRDDEDAEQALKPEHILPRVQSHLAMVGEDAPWQLLWASMYNAKCLTLPAYRHGRVLFAGDAAHLVPIFGVRGLNSGLDDAANLAWKLAAVLEGADAALLDTYSHERVQAARENIAYGSKSTEFMAPPDFAFRLLREATLRVALDDPAVRPLINPRQSAPVAYRDSPLNGPELGAWSSDAAAPGQPAPEALLAGPQGSFHLTQCFGVDFTCLVFGDGPLPQALAALARQGIAVLDIPPEADSRGQARERYGLAQGDATGLVLVRPDGYVLARCRGRDPAPLTAALRQQGLLA, encoded by the coding sequence TTGCCCGCTACCCAGACCCTGCCGGCGCGCGTGCCGGTCCTGATCGCCGGCGGCGGCCCCGTCGGGCTCACCCTGGCCGCGCTCCTGGCTCGCCACGGCGTGGCCAGCCTGGTGGCCGAGGCCGATGCCGGCTACTGCACCGGCAGCCGCGCCATCTGCATTTCGCGCCGCTCGCAGGAGATCCTGGCCTGGGCCGGCGCCGGCGAGGCGCTGGCGCGCAAGGCCTTGCCGTGGACCGGCGGCCGCAGCTTCCATCGCGACGCCGAGGTGCTGCAGTTCCAGATGCCCAGCGAGCCGGCGCAGCGCTTCGCGCCCATGGTCAACATCCAGCAGTTCTACGTGGAGCAGTACGTGCACGAGGCATTGCAGCGCGCGCCGGAGCTGGCGCAGGTGGCCTGGTCCGCGCGCGTGGCGGCGGTGCAGCCGTCCGATGAGGGCGTGCGCGTGGAAGTGGAACAGGGCGGCAGCACGCATGTCGTGCAGGCGGACTGGCTGCTTGCCTGCGACGGCGGCCGCAGCACCGTGCGCGAGCAGCTCGGGCTGCAGTTCGAGGGCACGCAGTACGAAGGCCGCTACGTCATCGTCGACATCGTGCAGAAGACGCGCCGGCCGGTGGAGCGGCTGGCCTGGTTCGACCCGCCGTCCAACCCGGGCTCGACCATCCTGATGCACCGGCAGCCGGACGACGTCTGGCGCATCGACTACCAGCTGCGCGACGACGAGGACGCGGAGCAGGCATTGAAGCCGGAGCACATCCTGCCGCGCGTGCAGAGCCACCTGGCCATGGTGGGCGAGGACGCGCCCTGGCAGCTGCTGTGGGCCTCGATGTACAACGCCAAGTGCCTGACCCTGCCGGCCTACCGGCACGGCCGCGTGCTGTTCGCCGGCGATGCGGCGCACCTCGTGCCGATCTTCGGCGTGCGCGGCCTCAACTCCGGGCTGGACGATGCGGCGAACCTGGCCTGGAAGCTGGCCGCGGTCCTCGAGGGTGCCGATGCGGCGCTGCTCGACACGTACTCGCACGAAAGGGTGCAGGCCGCGCGCGAGAACATCGCCTACGGCTCCAAGAGCACCGAGTTCATGGCGCCGCCGGACTTCGCCTTCCGGCTGCTGCGCGAGGCCACGCTGCGCGTCGCGCTGGACGACCCCGCCGTGCGGCCGCTGATCAACCCGCGCCAGTCGGCCCCGGTGGCCTACCGCGACTCGCCGCTGAACGGCCCCGAGCTCGGGGCATGGTCCAGCGACGCCGCCGCGCCCGGCCAGCCCGCGCCCGAGGCGCTGCTCGCGGGGCCGCAGGGCAGCTTCCATCTCACCCAATGCTTCGGCGTGGACTTCACCTGCCTGGTGTTCGGCGATGGCCCGCTGCCGCAGGCGCTGGCCGCGCTGGCGCGGCAAGGCATCGCGGTGCTGGACATCCCGCCCGAGGCCGACAGCCGCGGCCAGGCCCGTGAGCGCTACGGCCTCGCGCAGGGCGACGCCACCGGCCTGGTGCTGGTCCGGCCCGACGGCTATGTGCTGGCCCGCTGCCGCGGCCGGGATCCGGCGCCACTGACCGCCGCCCTGCGGCAGCAAGGACTGCTCGCATGA
- a CDS encoding aldo/keto reductase → MDMRTLGRSALEVSPLCFGGNVFGWTVDERTSFSLLDAWLDAGFNFIDTADVYSRWVPGHAGGESETVLGKWLRQGGRRERVVLATKVGMDMGEGRTGLKPERIRQAVEDSLRRLQTDHIDLYQAHKDDQQTPLADTLGAFARLVEEGKVRVLGASNYSATRLSEALATSQRLGLPRFETLQPLYNLCDRAVFEGELAALCTREQVGVINYYALASGFLTGKYRSAADAARSARGQTVVQRYLNERGLRILSALERVAGRQGAKPGQVAIAWLLAQPAVSSPIASATSLAQLHELAAAARLKLSKEDLSLLNEASAETA, encoded by the coding sequence ATGGACATGCGCACACTGGGCCGCTCGGCCCTCGAGGTCTCGCCGCTGTGCTTCGGCGGCAACGTATTCGGCTGGACCGTGGACGAGCGCACTTCGTTCTCGCTGCTCGATGCGTGGCTGGACGCCGGCTTCAATTTCATCGACACCGCCGACGTGTATTCGCGCTGGGTGCCGGGGCATGCCGGCGGCGAGTCGGAAACCGTCCTCGGCAAATGGCTGCGCCAGGGCGGCCGGCGCGAGCGCGTCGTGCTGGCGACCAAGGTCGGCATGGACATGGGCGAGGGCCGCACCGGGCTGAAGCCGGAGCGCATCCGCCAAGCCGTGGAGGATTCGCTGCGGCGCCTGCAGACCGACCACATCGACCTGTACCAGGCGCACAAGGACGACCAGCAGACGCCGCTGGCCGACACGCTGGGCGCCTTCGCGCGGCTGGTGGAAGAAGGCAAGGTGCGCGTGCTCGGTGCGTCCAACTATAGCGCCACGCGGCTGTCGGAGGCGCTCGCGACCAGCCAGCGCCTGGGGCTGCCGCGCTTCGAGACCCTGCAGCCGCTGTACAACCTGTGCGATCGCGCGGTGTTCGAAGGCGAGCTGGCGGCGCTGTGCACGCGCGAGCAGGTCGGCGTGATCAACTACTACGCATTGGCGTCCGGCTTCCTCACCGGCAAGTACCGCAGTGCCGCCGACGCGGCGCGCAGCGCGCGCGGCCAGACCGTGGTGCAACGCTACCTGAACGAGCGCGGCCTGCGCATCCTGTCGGCGCTGGAACGCGTGGCCGGCCGGCAGGGCGCGAAGCCGGGCCAGGTGGCGATCGCCTGGCTGCTGGCGCAGCCCGCGGTGAGCTCGCCGATCGCCAGCGCGACTTCGCTGGCGCAACTGCATGAGCTGGCCGCGGCGGCGCGCTTGAAGCTGTCGAAGGAGGATTTGTCCCTGCTGAACGAGGCCAGTGCCGAAACGGCCTGA
- a CDS encoding methyl-accepting chemotaxis protein, which yields MRNLKMATRLSLAFSLLLALMVLAVALALGALQKAQDQSARLESETLALLDAVGAMRVAQLGEAVAIRDFVGQTDSDRQRAANDALRASEKAYADSAATLERLAAAMHADDRILALVAKLKKANAPIAGQLQEAMDLSDQAEYPQAQGIVYGTVRPLQAAIAADLQTLASAARTLGSERAQAAQAESRLTQWRLGLMLLLALAVGAVATAVITRGIVRPLRSAVEATEKVADGDLRQLALAARNDEAGRVLAALAGMQGRLNTLVRAIRDSAAAVSRASDRISHGNTELAARTEEQAAALEETAASVEELTAIVKQNSESAARARELAREASELAEASGADVGGVVRTMAGIHQSSRKVSDIVSVIDGIAFQTNLLALNAAVEAARAGDQGRGFGVVAAQVRELAQRSAEASRDIKKLVGEALGEAGQGSAAAERAGGSMAKVVRVAHELAQLVADIARAGEEQRAGIEQVNTTISQMDTSTQSNAALVQEINGFIDALLAQARELQEATSRFRLEDAATGPAPAPMLLRPAAAM from the coding sequence ATGCGCAACCTCAAGATGGCCACCCGGCTGAGCCTCGCCTTCAGCCTGCTTCTCGCCTTGATGGTGCTCGCGGTCGCGCTGGCGCTGGGGGCCTTGCAGAAAGCCCAGGACCAGAGCGCGCGGCTGGAGAGCGAAACGCTGGCCCTGCTGGACGCGGTGGGCGCCATGCGCGTGGCGCAGCTGGGAGAAGCGGTCGCGATCCGCGACTTCGTCGGCCAGACCGACAGCGACCGCCAGCGCGCCGCCAACGACGCGCTGCGGGCCAGCGAAAAGGCCTACGCCGATTCCGCCGCGACGCTGGAGCGGCTGGCCGCCGCGATGCATGCGGACGACCGCATCCTGGCGCTGGTCGCCAAGCTGAAGAAGGCCAACGCGCCGATCGCCGGCCAGTTGCAGGAAGCCATGGACCTGTCGGACCAGGCCGAGTACCCGCAGGCGCAGGGCATCGTCTACGGCACCGTGCGGCCACTGCAGGCGGCCATCGCGGCCGACCTGCAGACACTCGCCAGCGCCGCGCGCACGCTCGGCTCCGAACGCGCCCAGGCGGCGCAGGCCGAATCCCGCCTCACCCAGTGGCGGCTGGGCCTGATGCTGCTGCTGGCCCTGGCCGTCGGCGCGGTGGCGACGGCCGTCATCACGCGTGGCATCGTGCGCCCGCTGCGCTCCGCGGTGGAAGCGACCGAGAAGGTGGCCGACGGCGACCTGCGCCAGCTGGCCCTGGCGGCGCGCAACGACGAAGCCGGCCGCGTGCTGGCCGCGCTGGCCGGCATGCAAGGACGACTGAACACGCTGGTGCGGGCCATCCGCGACAGCGCCGCGGCGGTCAGCCGCGCTTCCGACCGCATCTCTCACGGCAACACCGAACTGGCCGCCCGCACCGAGGAGCAGGCGGCGGCGCTGGAGGAAACGGCGGCGAGCGTCGAGGAGCTCACCGCCATCGTCAAGCAGAACAGCGAGAGCGCGGCCCGGGCCCGCGAGCTGGCCCGCGAGGCGTCGGAGCTGGCCGAAGCGAGCGGCGCCGACGTGGGCGGCGTCGTGCGCACCATGGCCGGCATCCACCAGTCCTCGCGCAAGGTCTCGGACATCGTGTCCGTCATCGACGGCATCGCCTTCCAGACCAACCTGCTCGCGCTGAACGCCGCCGTGGAAGCGGCGCGCGCGGGCGACCAGGGCCGTGGCTTCGGCGTGGTGGCGGCGCAGGTGCGCGAGCTGGCGCAGCGCAGCGCCGAGGCTTCGCGCGACATCAAGAAGCTGGTGGGCGAGGCGCTCGGCGAAGCCGGCCAGGGCAGCGCCGCGGCCGAGCGCGCCGGCGGTTCGATGGCCAAGGTGGTGCGGGTGGCGCACGAGCTCGCGCAATTGGTGGCGGACATCGCCCGGGCCGGCGAGGAACAGCGCGCCGGCATCGAGCAGGTCAACACCACGATCAGCCAGATGGACACCTCCACCCAGAGCAACGCCGCGCTGGTGCAGGAGATCAACGGCTTCATCGACGCCCTGCTCGCGCAGGCGCGCGAGCTGCAGGAGGCGACCAGCCGGTTCCGGCTGGAAGACGCGGCGACCGGGCCGGCGCCCGCGCCGATGCTTTTGCGGCCGGCCGCGGCGATGTGA
- a CDS encoding YgiQ family radical SAM protein gives MNAPLDVSFFARAAKPITSYRKYWAHRFGPAPFLPTSRKEMEALGWDSCDVVLVTGDAYVDHPSFGMAVIGRVLEAQGFRVGIVAQPDWQSAEPFKALGKPNLFWGVTAGNMDSMINRYTADRKLRSDDAYTPGDVGGKRPDRAAIVYSQRCREAYKDVPIILGGIEGSLRRIAHYDYWSEKVRQSMVLDSKCDLLLYGNAERAIVEIAHRLAAKEPVAQITDVRGTAFFRRETPEGWFEVDSTSVDTPGRVEDHVNPYMTIAEQAKAQGQSCAKEEGDAAPQTLQFVPNPRVKLNRERTVIRLPSFEAVKADPVLYAHANRVLHLETNPGNARALVQAHGERDVWLTPPPIPLTTAEMDHVFGLPYARGPHPSYGDAKIPAWEMIRFSVNIMRGCFGGCTFCSITEHEGRIIQSRSEDSIIHEVEEIRDKVKGFTGVISDLGGPTANMYRIGCKSPEIEAACRKPSCVYPGICQNLNTDHGPLVKIYRRARALKGIKKILIGSGLRYDLAVQSPEYVKELVQHHVGGYLKIAPEHTEQGPLSKMMKPGVGSYDRFKQMFEKFSAEAGKEQYLIPYFIAAHPGTSDEDMMNLAVWLKRNGFRADQVQAFYPSPMATATAMYHSGKNTLRKVTRDSETVDIVRGERRRRLHKAFLRYHDPNNWPMLREALKAMGRADLIGNGKHHLIPTYQPITDGSYASPRRKNSTGAPAKGRVLTQHTGLPPRVTGSAKPSRNKAK, from the coding sequence ATGAACGCCCCCCTCGACGTCTCCTTCTTCGCCCGCGCCGCCAAGCCGATCACCAGCTACCGCAAGTACTGGGCGCATCGCTTCGGCCCCGCGCCCTTCCTGCCCACGAGCCGGAAGGAGATGGAAGCGCTCGGCTGGGACAGCTGCGACGTGGTCCTGGTCACCGGCGACGCCTACGTGGACCACCCCAGCTTCGGCATGGCGGTGATCGGCCGGGTGCTGGAGGCGCAGGGCTTCCGCGTGGGCATCGTCGCCCAGCCGGACTGGCAGAGCGCCGAGCCCTTCAAGGCGCTGGGCAAGCCCAACCTGTTCTGGGGCGTGACCGCCGGGAACATGGACTCGATGATCAACCGCTACACGGCGGACCGGAAGCTGCGCAGCGACGATGCGTACACGCCGGGCGACGTGGGCGGCAAGCGGCCCGACCGGGCGGCCATCGTGTACAGCCAGCGCTGCCGCGAGGCCTACAAGGACGTGCCCATCATCCTGGGCGGCATCGAAGGTTCGCTCCGCCGCATCGCCCACTACGACTACTGGTCGGAGAAGGTGCGCCAGAGCATGGTCCTGGACAGCAAGTGCGACCTGCTGCTGTATGGCAATGCCGAACGGGCCATCGTCGAAATCGCGCACCGGCTCGCCGCCAAGGAGCCGGTGGCGCAGATCACCGACGTGCGCGGCACCGCCTTCTTCCGCCGCGAGACGCCGGAAGGCTGGTTCGAGGTCGACTCCACCAGCGTCGACACGCCCGGCCGCGTGGAAGACCACGTCAACCCCTACATGACGATCGCGGAGCAGGCGAAGGCCCAGGGCCAGTCCTGCGCGAAGGAGGAGGGCGACGCCGCGCCGCAGACGCTGCAGTTCGTGCCCAATCCGCGCGTCAAGCTCAATCGCGAGCGCACGGTCATCCGCCTGCCGTCCTTCGAGGCGGTGAAGGCCGATCCCGTGCTGTATGCCCACGCCAATCGCGTGCTGCACCTGGAAACGAACCCGGGCAATGCGCGCGCGCTGGTGCAGGCGCACGGCGAGCGCGACGTCTGGCTGACCCCGCCGCCGATTCCGCTGACGACGGCGGAGATGGACCACGTGTTCGGCCTGCCGTACGCGCGGGGGCCGCACCCGTCGTATGGCGACGCGAAGATCCCGGCCTGGGAGATGATCCGCTTCAGCGTGAACATCATGCGCGGCTGCTTCGGCGGCTGCACCTTCTGCTCGATCACCGAGCACGAGGGCCGCATCATCCAGAGCCGCAGCGAGGATTCGATCATCCACGAGGTGGAGGAGATCCGCGACAAGGTGAAGGGCTTCACCGGCGTCATCTCCGACCTCGGCGGCCCCACGGCCAACATGTACCGCATCGGCTGCAAGTCGCCCGAGATCGAGGCCGCCTGCCGCAAGCCCAGCTGCGTGTACCCGGGCATCTGCCAGAACCTGAACACGGACCACGGTCCGCTGGTCAAGATCTACCGCCGCGCTCGCGCGCTGAAGGGCATCAAGAAGATCCTGATCGGATCCGGCCTGCGCTACGACCTGGCCGTGCAGTCGCCCGAGTACGTGAAGGAGCTGGTGCAGCACCACGTGGGCGGCTACCTGAAGATCGCCCCCGAGCACACCGAGCAGGGCCCGCTGTCCAAGATGATGAAGCCGGGCGTGGGCAGCTATGACCGCTTCAAGCAGATGTTCGAGAAGTTCTCGGCGGAGGCGGGCAAGGAGCAATACCTGATCCCGTACTTCATCGCCGCCCACCCGGGCACCAGCGACGAGGACATGATGAACCTGGCCGTGTGGCTGAAGCGCAATGGCTTCCGCGCCGACCAGGTGCAGGCCTTCTACCCGAGCCCCATGGCCACGGCCACGGCCATGTACCACTCGGGCAAGAACACGCTGCGCAAGGTGACGCGCGACAGCGAGACCGTGGACATCGTGCGCGGCGAGCGGCGGCGGCGCCTGCACAAGGCCTTCCTGCGCTACCACGACCCGAACAACTGGCCGATGCTGCGCGAGGCGCTGAAGGCCATGGGCCGCGCCGACCTGATCGGCAACGGCAAGCACCACCTGATCCCGACCTACCAGCCGATCACCGACGGCAGCTATGCCAGCCCGCGCCGGAAGAATTCGACCGGCGCGCCGGCCAAGGGGCGCGTGCTGACGCAGCACACCGGCCTGCCGCCGCGGGTGACGGGCAGCGCGAAGCCGTCGCGCAACAAGGCCAAGTAA
- a CDS encoding tripartite tricarboxylate transporter substrate-binding protein produces the protein MRKRSLVALLAVGSAAFAQAQSNWPTRPITLVVPFAAGGPTDVVARTLGASMQKTLGQSILVENKLGAGGTIAAAYVAKAAPDGYTFFIHHNGMATSPALYRKLSFDPLNDFEFVSQAVEVPMTLLARKDFPANNFTELLAYLKANQDKVNLANAGLGAVSQLCGMMFQRAVGVQLTEVPFSGTAPAMNALLGGQVDLLCDQTTQTVPYINANRVKFFGVTTAKRIKVLPNAPTLAEQGLKDFEVVVWHGIYAPKGTPRPILEKVNAAVRTALKDPDVVKRMDDLGAEIVGENKLTPDSLHVWLKSEIDRWGPIIKAGGKFAD, from the coding sequence ATGCGGAAGCGATCCCTGGTTGCGCTGCTCGCGGTGGGCAGCGCCGCCTTTGCGCAGGCCCAGAGCAATTGGCCCACGCGGCCCATCACGCTGGTCGTGCCCTTCGCCGCCGGCGGCCCCACCGACGTCGTGGCGCGCACGCTGGGCGCGTCCATGCAGAAGACGCTCGGGCAGAGCATCCTGGTGGAGAACAAGCTGGGCGCCGGCGGCACGATAGCCGCGGCCTACGTGGCCAAGGCGGCGCCGGACGGCTACACCTTCTTCATCCACCACAACGGCATGGCGACCTCGCCGGCGCTGTACCGCAAGCTGTCCTTCGACCCGCTGAACGACTTCGAATTCGTCAGCCAGGCGGTGGAAGTGCCCATGACCTTGCTGGCGCGCAAGGACTTCCCGGCCAACAACTTCACCGAGCTGCTGGCCTACTTGAAGGCGAACCAGGACAAGGTGAACCTCGCCAACGCCGGTCTTGGCGCGGTGTCGCAGCTGTGCGGAATGATGTTCCAGCGTGCCGTGGGCGTGCAGCTGACCGAGGTTCCCTTTTCGGGCACGGCGCCCGCGATGAACGCGCTGCTGGGCGGCCAGGTGGACCTGCTCTGCGACCAGACCACGCAGACCGTTCCCTACATCAACGCGAACCGCGTGAAGTTCTTCGGCGTGACCACGGCCAAGCGCATCAAGGTGCTGCCCAATGCGCCGACCTTGGCGGAGCAGGGCTTGAAGGACTTCGAGGTCGTCGTCTGGCACGGCATCTACGCGCCCAAGGGCACGCCCAGGCCCATCCTCGAGAAGGTGAACGCCGCGGTGCGCACGGCGCTGAAGGACCCGGACGTGGTCAAGCGCATGGACGACCTCGGCGCGGAGATCGTGGGTGAGAACAAGCTCACCCCCGACAGCCTGCACGTCTGGCTGAAGTCCGAGATCGACCGCTGGGGGCCGATCATCAAGGCCGGCGGGAAATTCGCCGATTGA
- a CDS encoding CocE/NonD family hydrolase codes for MPDRDDLGQAWQLPPSRYLHQRPAPYGIGAPAACYVTMRDGVRLAVDVYLPEGAPRPQRVPAIVILTPYYRRFQVTGPGAEPAPNIAIYRDMFVPRGYALVTVDVRGCGASFGTRDCFRSPRERDDHREIADWIVAQPWSSGVIGSTGISYLGAAACFLASTGHPAVKAIAPICAVHDTYTDHVFPGGIKCTTVTENYDELVEALDQDKRDMLAPYPYFNDKRYAGPAPVDEDTGGKLLAAAIAGHADSFKMRDLAPEFAFREGAASHDPALHSGAFSPYWYLGDMPGQVNVLSISGWYDGSAFANGSIARFLSNPGADNRLLLGPWDHGARTNGSPFRDSRPLPEFPVLAEILRFFDEHLAGMDTGLRDEAPVHFHTVRGEKWQAATSWPPHPANTRMFLAADGVLASQAPGETAVAAYQASFTTATGRNSRFERLGALPVVDYYKDWNGREERMLSFATAPFARDTELTGHATVQLHVSTSEHDAGLFVYLSEVDADGRSWFITEGLLRLLHRTEGQPPAGYQATWPWRSFRREDARHMQPGVPETVRFALLPVSWTLQAGSRLRVAIAGADADHFAQVTPGRPPSLEFTLGGANASFIDLPLRG; via the coding sequence ATGCCCGATCGCGACGACCTCGGCCAAGCCTGGCAACTCCCGCCCTCCCGCTACCTGCATCAACGGCCCGCGCCGTACGGCATCGGTGCGCCCGCCGCCTGCTACGTGACCATGCGCGACGGCGTGCGCCTCGCGGTGGACGTGTACCTGCCGGAAGGCGCGCCGCGCCCGCAGCGCGTGCCGGCCATCGTGATCCTCACGCCCTACTACCGGCGCTTCCAGGTGACGGGGCCCGGCGCCGAGCCCGCGCCCAACATCGCCATCTACCGCGACATGTTCGTGCCGCGCGGCTACGCGCTGGTGACGGTGGACGTGCGCGGCTGCGGCGCCAGCTTCGGCACGCGGGACTGCTTCCGCTCGCCGCGCGAGCGCGACGACCACCGCGAGATCGCCGACTGGATCGTGGCGCAGCCCTGGTCCAGCGGCGTGATCGGCTCCACGGGCATCTCGTACCTGGGCGCCGCCGCGTGCTTCCTCGCCAGCACCGGGCATCCCGCGGTCAAGGCCATCGCCCCGATCTGCGCGGTGCACGACACCTACACCGACCACGTGTTCCCCGGCGGCATCAAGTGCACCACGGTGACGGAGAACTACGACGAACTCGTCGAGGCGCTGGACCAGGACAAGCGCGACATGCTCGCCCCGTATCCGTACTTCAACGACAAGCGCTACGCAGGCCCCGCGCCGGTGGACGAGGACACCGGTGGCAAGCTGCTCGCCGCCGCGATCGCCGGCCATGCCGACAGCTTCAAGATGCGCGACCTGGCGCCCGAGTTCGCGTTCCGCGAAGGCGCGGCGTCGCACGATCCCGCGCTGCACAGCGGCGCCTTCAGCCCGTACTGGTATCTCGGCGACATGCCGGGCCAGGTGAACGTCCTGTCGATCTCCGGCTGGTACGACGGCAGCGCGTTCGCCAATGGCTCGATCGCCCGCTTCCTGAGCAACCCCGGCGCGGACAACCGCCTGCTGCTCGGTCCCTGGGACCACGGCGCGCGCACCAACGGCTCGCCGTTCCGCGACAGCCGGCCGCTGCCCGAGTTCCCGGTCCTGGCCGAGATCCTGCGCTTCTTCGACGAGCACCTGGCCGGCATGGACACCGGCTTGCGCGACGAGGCGCCAGTGCACTTCCACACGGTGCGCGGCGAGAAGTGGCAGGCCGCCACCAGCTGGCCGCCGCACCCGGCGAACACGCGCATGTTCCTCGCGGCGGATGGCGTGTTGGCGTCGCAGGCGCCCGGCGAAACCGCGGTCGCGGCCTACCAGGCGAGCTTCACCACGGCGACCGGCCGCAACAGCCGCTTCGAGCGGCTCGGCGCGCTGCCGGTGGTCGACTACTACAAGGACTGGAACGGGCGCGAGGAGCGGATGCTCAGCTTCGCGACCGCGCCGTTCGCGCGAGACACCGAACTCACGGGCCATGCGACCGTGCAGCTGCACGTGTCGACCTCCGAGCACGATGCGGGCCTGTTCGTTTACCTGTCGGAGGTCGATGCCGACGGCCGCTCGTGGTTCATCACCGAGGGCCTGCTGCGGCTGCTGCATCGCACCGAGGGCCAGCCGCCGGCGGGCTATCAGGCCACCTGGCCGTGGCGCAGCTTCCGCCGCGAGGACGCGAGGCACATGCAGCCCGGCGTGCCGGAAACGGTGCGCTTCGCGCTGCTGCCCGTGTCGTGGACGCTGCAGGCCGGCAGCCGCCTGCGCGTCGCGATTGCCGGGGCCGACGCCGACCACTTCGCGCAGGTCACGCCGGGACGGCCGCCGTCCCTCGAGTTCACGCTGGGCGGCGCGAACGCGTCGTTCATCGACCTGCCGCTGCGCGGCTAG
- a CDS encoding Bug family tripartite tricarboxylate transporter substrate binding protein encodes MPSTRRHLLGSLASFALAGSALPALAEDYPARPIRLVIPQAPGSGADVVGRMLSDFMAKDLKVPVVVDNKPGANGIIASQLVQREPADGYTLLLTSVSLVSFNQFLYKSVPYDPLKDFTFVAPVADAGFVLVASNASGIKSFADMVAKARARPDALTFSSAGLGNSTHLYSEMIALRTGIKLRHIPYKSSGPALMAVVAGEADLMTVTTATGLAQIKAGKVVGLAQSGEVRSPQLPDLPLLKELAPDVPALPGWYALVAPAKMDPKVTQKVAASVNHFLADPQTRQMLVNQFLFPIPGTPADIQRRAENEARIWGGLIRDLKIQIE; translated from the coding sequence ATGCCCAGTACGCGCCGCCATCTCCTCGGCTCCCTTGCTTCGTTCGCGCTCGCCGGCAGCGCGCTGCCCGCGCTGGCCGAGGACTACCCGGCGCGGCCGATCCGCCTGGTGATTCCGCAGGCGCCGGGTTCCGGCGCCGATGTGGTGGGCCGCATGCTGTCCGACTTCATGGCCAAGGACCTGAAGGTCCCGGTGGTGGTGGACAACAAGCCCGGCGCCAACGGCATCATCGCGTCGCAACTGGTGCAGCGCGAGCCGGCGGACGGCTACACGCTGCTGCTGACGAGCGTGTCGCTGGTGAGCTTCAACCAGTTCCTGTACAAGAGCGTGCCGTACGACCCGCTGAAGGACTTCACCTTCGTCGCGCCGGTGGCGGACGCCGGCTTCGTGCTGGTGGCGAGCAACGCCAGCGGCATCAAGTCCTTCGCCGACATGGTGGCGAAGGCCAGGGCGCGGCCCGACGCGCTCACGTTCTCCAGCGCCGGGCTCGGCAACTCGACGCACCTCTATTCCGAGATGATCGCGCTGCGCACCGGCATCAAGCTGCGCCACATCCCCTACAAGAGCTCCGGCCCGGCGCTGATGGCCGTGGTGGCCGGCGAAGCCGACCTCATGACGGTGACCACCGCCACGGGCCTCGCGCAGATCAAGGCCGGCAAGGTGGTCGGCCTCGCGCAGTCCGGCGAGGTGCGCTCGCCGCAACTGCCCGACCTGCCGCTGCTGAAGGAGCTGGCGCCGGACGTGCCGGCGCTGCCTGGCTGGTATGCGCTGGTCGCGCCGGCGAAGATGGACCCCAAGGTGACGCAGAAGGTCGCGGCCTCGGTGAACCACTTCCTGGCGGATCCGCAAACCCGCCAGATGCTGGTCAACCAGTTCCTGTTCCCCATCCCCGGCACGCCGGCGGACATCCAGCGGCGCGCGGAGAACGAGGCGCGGATCTGGGGCGGGCTGATCCGCGACCTGAAGATCCAGATCGAGTAG